A window of Gopherus evgoodei ecotype Sinaloan lineage chromosome 13, rGopEvg1_v1.p, whole genome shotgun sequence contains these coding sequences:
- the SBNO1 gene encoding protein strawberry notch homolog 1 isoform X2: MVEPGQDLLLAALSESGISPNDLFDIDPVDMGLATPASAVQQSVPLSALELGLETEATVAVKQEPETVSTPALLNVRQPPSTTTFVLNQINQLPTLGTTIVMTKTTPVTTTRQTITVAKIIQTSTTTRPSVAAPAVRNALTTTPSKDQVQLKDLLKNNSLNELMKLKPPPNIAQPVATAAKIIVVSPKVVNATKPADLSNGAVKKEASTKEVTRIWVNDVKMRSYSPTMKVPVIKEEEEPEEEDEEEMGHAETYAEYMPIKLKIGLRHPDPVVETSSLSSVTPPEVWYQTSISEESIDNGWLSALQLEAITYAAQQHETFLPNGDRAGFLIGDGAGVGKGRTIAGIIYENYLLGRKRAVWFSVSNDLKYDAERDLRDIGAKNILVHSLNKFKYGKISSKHNGSVKKGVIFATYSSLIGESQSGGKYKTRLKQLLHWCGDDFDGVIVFDECHKAKNLCPVGSSKPTKTGLAVLELQNKLPKARVVYASATGASEPRNMAYMNRLGIWGEGTPFREFSDFIQAVERRGVGAMEIVAMDMKLRGMYIARQLSFSGVTFKIEEVLLSQNYIKMYNKSVKLWVNAREKFQQAADLIDAEQRMKKSMWGQFWSAHQRFFKYLCIASKVKRVVQLAREEIKNGKCVVIGLQSTGEARTLEALEEGGGELNDFVSTAKGVLQSLIEKHFPAPDRKKLFSLLGIDLTAQSNNNSPRDSPCKENKIKKRKGEEITRETKKARKTSGLAGSSSDESESESDASDNEESDNESSKFLSSGDDDDFNPFRDESSEDDEDDPWLIRKDHKKNKDKKKKKSIDPDSIQSALLASGLGSKRPSSFSSVPVTTASSTNTSANSNTNSSFVTSQDAVERAQQMKKELLDKLEKLAEDLPPNTLDELIDELGGPENVAEMTGRKGRVVSNDDGSISYESRSELDVPVEILNITEKQRFMDGDKNIAIISEAASSGISLQADRRAKNQRRRVHMTLELPWSADRAIQQFGRTHRSNQVTAPEYVFLISELAGEQRFASIVAKRLESLGALTHGDRRATETRDLSRFNFDNKYGRNALEIVMKSIVNLDSPMVSPPADYPGEFFKDVRQGLIGVGLINVEDRSGILTLDKDYNNIGKFLNRILGMEVHQQNALFQYFSDTLNAVIQNAKKNGRYDMGILDLGSGDEKVRKADTKKFLTPGYSTSGHVELYTISVERGMSWEEATKIWAEQTGPDDGFYLSSQIRNNKKTAILVKEVNPKKKLFLVYRPNTGKQLKLETYADLKKKYKKVPSEDALPHWLEQYNSSADTCTHAYWRGNCKKASLGLVCEVGLRCRTYFVLCGSVLSVWTKVEGVLASVSGTNVKMQIVRLRAEDGQRIVGLLIPANCVSPLVNLLSTSDQSQQLAVQQQQIWQQHHPQSITNFNNA; the protein is encoded by the exons ATGGTGGAGCCAGGACAAGATCTGTTGCTTGCTGCTTTGAGTGAGAGTGGAATCAGTCCAAATGATCTATTTGATATTGACCCTGTGGACATGGGCCTTGCAACACCAgcatcagctgttcagcag TCAGTGCCACTTAGTGCATTAGAACTAGGCTTGGAGACTGAGGCAACAGTTGCTGTTAAACAAGAACCAGAGACTGTGTCTACTCCAGCACTATTAAATGTCAGG caACCACCATCAACCACAACCTTTGTGCTGAATCAAATAAATCAGCTTCCAACTTTGGGGACTACAATAGTAATGACAAAAACCACACCTGTGACAACTACTAGGCAGACCATCACTGTAGCAAAAATCATTCAAACCAGCACAACTACTCGACCATCGGTTGCAGCACCAGCAGTACGCAATGCCTTGACCACTACACCTTCAAAGGACCAGGTCCAGCTGAAAGATCTACTCAAAAACAATAGTCTTAATGAACTAATGAAATTGAAGCCACCTCCGAACATTGCCCAGCCAGTTGCAACAGCAGCCA AAATAATTGTAGTGTCTCCAAAGGTGGTAAACGCCACCAAACCAG CTGATCTAAGCAATGGTGCGGTAAAGAAGGAGGCTTCTACAAAAGAAGTAACAAGAATATGGGTAAATGATGTAAAAATGAGAAGTTACTCACCTACTATG AAAGTGCCGGTAATAAAAGAGGAAGAGGAacctgaggaggaggatgaagaggaaATGGGTCATGCAGAAACATATGCAGAGTATATGCCAATAAAAT TAAAAATTGGTCTGCGTCATCCTGATCCAGTAGTAGAAACAAGTTCGTTATCCAGTGTAACCCCTCCTGAAGTATGGTATCAGACATCAATATCTGAAGAAAGTATTGATAATGGTTGGCTGTCGGCATTGCAACTTGAAGCAATTACTTATGCAGCCCAG CAACATGAAACATTCCTGCCTAATGGAGACAGAGCTGGATTCTTGATAGGTGATGGTGCTGGTGTAGGAAAAGGAAGGACCATAGCTGGAATAATCTATGAAAATTACCTGCTGGGTAGAAAAAGAGCTGTATG GTTTAGTGTGTCAAATGATCTGAAATATGATGCTGAAAGAGACTTGAGAGACATTGGcgcaaaaaatattttggttcatTCCTTAAACAAG TTCAAATATGGGAAAATTTCTTCCAAACATAATGGGAGTGTAAAGAAAGGTGTAATTTTTGCCACATACTCTTCTCTTATTGGTGAAAGTCAATCTGGTGGTAAATACAAAACCAGGTTAAAGCAGCTTCTCCACTGGTGTGGTGATGACTTTGATGGAGTT ATAGTATTTGATGAATGTCACAAAGCTAAGAATCTGTGTCCTGTTGGTTCTTCAAAACCAACCAAGACCGGCTTAGCTGTATTGGAGCTTCAGAATAAACTTCCAAAGGCTAGAGTTGTTTATGCTAGTGCCACAG GTGCATCTGAGCCACGAAATATGGCATACATGAACCGTCTGGGAATATGGGGTGAAGGAACCCCATTTAGGGAATTCAGTGACTTTATTCAGGCTGTTGAAAGAAG aGGTGTGGGTGCCATGGAAATAGTTGCTATGGATATGAAACTGAGAGGAATGTACATAGCAAGACAGTTAAGCTTTTCAGGTGTGACCTTCAAAATTGAAGAAGTTTTACTTTCACAGAACtacattaaaatgtataataAATCTGTGAAACTG TGGGTGAATGCCAGAGAGAAATTTCAACAAGCAGCTGATCTTATTGATGCAGAGCAACGCATGAAAAAGTCTATGTGGGGTCAGTTTTGGTCAGCCCACCAGAGATTTTTCAAGTACCTCTGCATAGCATCCAAAGTCAAAAGGGTGGTCCAGCTAGCTAGAGAAGAAATCAAGAATGGGAAA TGTGTTGTTATTGGACTACAGTCCACAGGAGAAGCAAGAACGTTAGAAGCCTTAGAGGAGGGTGGTGGTGAATTGAATGACTTTGTTTCCACAGCAAA AGGAGTACTCCAGTCTCTCATTGAGAAGCACTTCCCAGCTCCTGACAGGAAGAAGCTTTTTAGTTTGCTGGGAATAGATCTAACTGCTCAAAGTAATAACAACTCGCCTAGGGACAGTCCTTGCAaggagaataaaataaagaaacGGAAAG GTGAGGAAATAACTAGAGAAACCAAGAAAGCTCGTAAAACAAGTGGCCTCGCTGGGAGCAGTTCCGATGAGAGCGAAAGCGAGTCTGATGCCTCAGACAACGAAGAAAGTGACAACGAGAGCTCTAAGTTTTTGAGTTCTGGAGATGATGATGACTTCAACCCATTCAGAGATGAATCTAGTGAGGATGATGAAGATG ACCCCTGGTTAATCAGAAAAGACcataagaaaaataaagacaagaaaaagaagaaaagtatAGACCCAGATTCCATTCAGAGTGCCTTATTAGCTTCTGGTCTTGGATCAAAACGACCTAGCAGTTTTTCTTCCGTTCCTGTTACCACTGCTTCTAGTACAAATACATCAG CTAACAGTAATACCAACAGCAGCTTTGTAACAAGTCAAGATGCTgttgaaagagcccagcagatgAAAAAAGAATTGCTTGATAAACTGGAAAAACTAGCTGAAGACCTTCCTCCTAATACTTTGGATGAACTTATAGATGAACTTGGTGGTCCTGAGAATGTGGCTGAG ATGACAGGCCGCAAAGGGAGAGTTGTAAGCAATGATGATGGCAGCATATCTTATGAGTCAAGGTCTGAACTTGATGTACCTGTTGAAATTCTAAATATCACAGAAAAGCAGAGATTCATGGATGGAGACAAG AACATTGCCATCATCTCAGAAGCTGCCAGCTCAGGTATTTCATTACAAGCTGACCGTAGAGCTAAAAATCAGAGGCGGAGAGTGCACATGACTTTGGAGTTACCATGGAGTGCAGATAGAGCAATACAGCAATTTG GAAGAACTCACAGATCAAACCAAGTTACTGCACCAGAGTATGTTTTCCTAATTTCCGAATTGGCAGGAGAGCAAAGATTTGCATCTATAGTTGCCAAAAGACTAGAGAGcttg GGAGCTCTCACTCACGGTgacagaagagcaacagaaactCGAGATCTTAGCAGGTTCAACTTTGACAACAAG tATGGCAGAAATGCTTTGGAGATAGTTATGAAATCCATTGTGAATTTAGATTCCCCAATGGTGTCCCCACCTGCTGACTATCCTGGAGAATTTTTTAAAG ATGTCCGGCAAGGATTAATAGGTGTGGGCCTAATAAATGTAGAAGACCGATCAGGAATTCTGACACTTGATAAAG ATTACAACAATATAGGAAAATTCCTGAATAGAATTCTGGGTATGGAAGTGCATCAGCAGAATGCCTTGTTCCAGTATTTCTCGGATACTTTAAATGCAGTTATACAAAATGCTAAAAAGAATGGAAGATATGACATGGGTATTTTAG atctTGGGTCTGGAGATGAGAAGGTCAGAAAGGCAGATACTAAGAAGTTTTTAACTCCAGGATACTCTACCTCTGGACATGTAGAATTATACACA ATCAGTGTAGAAAGAGGAATGTCTTGGGAAGAAGCAACTAAGATTTGGGCTGAGCAAACTGGACCAGATGATGGATTTTATTTATCTTCGCAA atAAGAAATAATAAGAAAACTGCCATCTTGGTAAAGGAAGTGAATCCCAAAAAGAAGCTTTTCTTAGTATACAGACCAAACACTGGGAAACAACTCAAATTGGAAACATATGCAGACCTGAAAAAGAAATATAAGAAG GTACCTTCTGAAGATGCTCTACCACATTGGCTAGAGCAGTACAATTCATCGGCAGATACCTGTACCCACGCTTATTG
- the SBNO1 gene encoding protein strawberry notch homolog 1 isoform X1 — translation MPEMVEPGQDLLLAALSESGISPNDLFDIDPVDMGLATPASAVQQSVPLSALELGLETEATVAVKQEPETVSTPALLNVRQPPSTTTFVLNQINQLPTLGTTIVMTKTTPVTTTRQTITVAKIIQTSTTTRPSVAAPAVRNALTTTPSKDQVQLKDLLKNNSLNELMKLKPPPNIAQPVATAAKIIVVSPKVVNATKPADLSNGAVKKEASTKEVTRIWVNDVKMRSYSPTMKVPVIKEEEEPEEEDEEEMGHAETYAEYMPIKLKIGLRHPDPVVETSSLSSVTPPEVWYQTSISEESIDNGWLSALQLEAITYAAQQHETFLPNGDRAGFLIGDGAGVGKGRTIAGIIYENYLLGRKRAVWFSVSNDLKYDAERDLRDIGAKNILVHSLNKFKYGKISSKHNGSVKKGVIFATYSSLIGESQSGGKYKTRLKQLLHWCGDDFDGVIVFDECHKAKNLCPVGSSKPTKTGLAVLELQNKLPKARVVYASATGASEPRNMAYMNRLGIWGEGTPFREFSDFIQAVERRGVGAMEIVAMDMKLRGMYIARQLSFSGVTFKIEEVLLSQNYIKMYNKSVKLWVNAREKFQQAADLIDAEQRMKKSMWGQFWSAHQRFFKYLCIASKVKRVVQLAREEIKNGKCVVIGLQSTGEARTLEALEEGGGELNDFVSTAKGVLQSLIEKHFPAPDRKKLFSLLGIDLTAQSNNNSPRDSPCKENKIKKRKGEEITRETKKARKTSGLAGSSSDESESESDASDNEESDNESSKFLSSGDDDDFNPFRDESSEDDEDDPWLIRKDHKKNKDKKKKKSIDPDSIQSALLASGLGSKRPSSFSSVPVTTASSTNTSANSNTNSSFVTSQDAVERAQQMKKELLDKLEKLAEDLPPNTLDELIDELGGPENVAEMTGRKGRVVSNDDGSISYESRSELDVPVEILNITEKQRFMDGDKNIAIISEAASSGISLQADRRAKNQRRRVHMTLELPWSADRAIQQFGRTHRSNQVTAPEYVFLISELAGEQRFASIVAKRLESLGALTHGDRRATETRDLSRFNFDNKYGRNALEIVMKSIVNLDSPMVSPPADYPGEFFKDVRQGLIGVGLINVEDRSGILTLDKDYNNIGKFLNRILGMEVHQQNALFQYFSDTLNAVIQNAKKNGRYDMGILDLGSGDEKVRKADTKKFLTPGYSTSGHVELYTISVERGMSWEEATKIWAEQTGPDDGFYLSSQIRNNKKTAILVKEVNPKKKLFLVYRPNTGKQLKLETYADLKKKYKKVPSEDALPHWLEQYNSSADTCTHAYWRGNCKKASLGLVCEVGLRCRTYFVLCGSVLSVWTKVEGVLASVSGTNVKMQIVRLRAEDGQRIVGLLIPANCVSPLVNLLSTSDQSQQLAVQQQQIWQQHHPQSITNFNNA, via the exons ATGCCAG agATGGTGGAGCCAGGACAAGATCTGTTGCTTGCTGCTTTGAGTGAGAGTGGAATCAGTCCAAATGATCTATTTGATATTGACCCTGTGGACATGGGCCTTGCAACACCAgcatcagctgttcagcag TCAGTGCCACTTAGTGCATTAGAACTAGGCTTGGAGACTGAGGCAACAGTTGCTGTTAAACAAGAACCAGAGACTGTGTCTACTCCAGCACTATTAAATGTCAGG caACCACCATCAACCACAACCTTTGTGCTGAATCAAATAAATCAGCTTCCAACTTTGGGGACTACAATAGTAATGACAAAAACCACACCTGTGACAACTACTAGGCAGACCATCACTGTAGCAAAAATCATTCAAACCAGCACAACTACTCGACCATCGGTTGCAGCACCAGCAGTACGCAATGCCTTGACCACTACACCTTCAAAGGACCAGGTCCAGCTGAAAGATCTACTCAAAAACAATAGTCTTAATGAACTAATGAAATTGAAGCCACCTCCGAACATTGCCCAGCCAGTTGCAACAGCAGCCA AAATAATTGTAGTGTCTCCAAAGGTGGTAAACGCCACCAAACCAG CTGATCTAAGCAATGGTGCGGTAAAGAAGGAGGCTTCTACAAAAGAAGTAACAAGAATATGGGTAAATGATGTAAAAATGAGAAGTTACTCACCTACTATG AAAGTGCCGGTAATAAAAGAGGAAGAGGAacctgaggaggaggatgaagaggaaATGGGTCATGCAGAAACATATGCAGAGTATATGCCAATAAAAT TAAAAATTGGTCTGCGTCATCCTGATCCAGTAGTAGAAACAAGTTCGTTATCCAGTGTAACCCCTCCTGAAGTATGGTATCAGACATCAATATCTGAAGAAAGTATTGATAATGGTTGGCTGTCGGCATTGCAACTTGAAGCAATTACTTATGCAGCCCAG CAACATGAAACATTCCTGCCTAATGGAGACAGAGCTGGATTCTTGATAGGTGATGGTGCTGGTGTAGGAAAAGGAAGGACCATAGCTGGAATAATCTATGAAAATTACCTGCTGGGTAGAAAAAGAGCTGTATG GTTTAGTGTGTCAAATGATCTGAAATATGATGCTGAAAGAGACTTGAGAGACATTGGcgcaaaaaatattttggttcatTCCTTAAACAAG TTCAAATATGGGAAAATTTCTTCCAAACATAATGGGAGTGTAAAGAAAGGTGTAATTTTTGCCACATACTCTTCTCTTATTGGTGAAAGTCAATCTGGTGGTAAATACAAAACCAGGTTAAAGCAGCTTCTCCACTGGTGTGGTGATGACTTTGATGGAGTT ATAGTATTTGATGAATGTCACAAAGCTAAGAATCTGTGTCCTGTTGGTTCTTCAAAACCAACCAAGACCGGCTTAGCTGTATTGGAGCTTCAGAATAAACTTCCAAAGGCTAGAGTTGTTTATGCTAGTGCCACAG GTGCATCTGAGCCACGAAATATGGCATACATGAACCGTCTGGGAATATGGGGTGAAGGAACCCCATTTAGGGAATTCAGTGACTTTATTCAGGCTGTTGAAAGAAG aGGTGTGGGTGCCATGGAAATAGTTGCTATGGATATGAAACTGAGAGGAATGTACATAGCAAGACAGTTAAGCTTTTCAGGTGTGACCTTCAAAATTGAAGAAGTTTTACTTTCACAGAACtacattaaaatgtataataAATCTGTGAAACTG TGGGTGAATGCCAGAGAGAAATTTCAACAAGCAGCTGATCTTATTGATGCAGAGCAACGCATGAAAAAGTCTATGTGGGGTCAGTTTTGGTCAGCCCACCAGAGATTTTTCAAGTACCTCTGCATAGCATCCAAAGTCAAAAGGGTGGTCCAGCTAGCTAGAGAAGAAATCAAGAATGGGAAA TGTGTTGTTATTGGACTACAGTCCACAGGAGAAGCAAGAACGTTAGAAGCCTTAGAGGAGGGTGGTGGTGAATTGAATGACTTTGTTTCCACAGCAAA AGGAGTACTCCAGTCTCTCATTGAGAAGCACTTCCCAGCTCCTGACAGGAAGAAGCTTTTTAGTTTGCTGGGAATAGATCTAACTGCTCAAAGTAATAACAACTCGCCTAGGGACAGTCCTTGCAaggagaataaaataaagaaacGGAAAG GTGAGGAAATAACTAGAGAAACCAAGAAAGCTCGTAAAACAAGTGGCCTCGCTGGGAGCAGTTCCGATGAGAGCGAAAGCGAGTCTGATGCCTCAGACAACGAAGAAAGTGACAACGAGAGCTCTAAGTTTTTGAGTTCTGGAGATGATGATGACTTCAACCCATTCAGAGATGAATCTAGTGAGGATGATGAAGATG ACCCCTGGTTAATCAGAAAAGACcataagaaaaataaagacaagaaaaagaagaaaagtatAGACCCAGATTCCATTCAGAGTGCCTTATTAGCTTCTGGTCTTGGATCAAAACGACCTAGCAGTTTTTCTTCCGTTCCTGTTACCACTGCTTCTAGTACAAATACATCAG CTAACAGTAATACCAACAGCAGCTTTGTAACAAGTCAAGATGCTgttgaaagagcccagcagatgAAAAAAGAATTGCTTGATAAACTGGAAAAACTAGCTGAAGACCTTCCTCCTAATACTTTGGATGAACTTATAGATGAACTTGGTGGTCCTGAGAATGTGGCTGAG ATGACAGGCCGCAAAGGGAGAGTTGTAAGCAATGATGATGGCAGCATATCTTATGAGTCAAGGTCTGAACTTGATGTACCTGTTGAAATTCTAAATATCACAGAAAAGCAGAGATTCATGGATGGAGACAAG AACATTGCCATCATCTCAGAAGCTGCCAGCTCAGGTATTTCATTACAAGCTGACCGTAGAGCTAAAAATCAGAGGCGGAGAGTGCACATGACTTTGGAGTTACCATGGAGTGCAGATAGAGCAATACAGCAATTTG GAAGAACTCACAGATCAAACCAAGTTACTGCACCAGAGTATGTTTTCCTAATTTCCGAATTGGCAGGAGAGCAAAGATTTGCATCTATAGTTGCCAAAAGACTAGAGAGcttg GGAGCTCTCACTCACGGTgacagaagagcaacagaaactCGAGATCTTAGCAGGTTCAACTTTGACAACAAG tATGGCAGAAATGCTTTGGAGATAGTTATGAAATCCATTGTGAATTTAGATTCCCCAATGGTGTCCCCACCTGCTGACTATCCTGGAGAATTTTTTAAAG ATGTCCGGCAAGGATTAATAGGTGTGGGCCTAATAAATGTAGAAGACCGATCAGGAATTCTGACACTTGATAAAG ATTACAACAATATAGGAAAATTCCTGAATAGAATTCTGGGTATGGAAGTGCATCAGCAGAATGCCTTGTTCCAGTATTTCTCGGATACTTTAAATGCAGTTATACAAAATGCTAAAAAGAATGGAAGATATGACATGGGTATTTTAG atctTGGGTCTGGAGATGAGAAGGTCAGAAAGGCAGATACTAAGAAGTTTTTAACTCCAGGATACTCTACCTCTGGACATGTAGAATTATACACA ATCAGTGTAGAAAGAGGAATGTCTTGGGAAGAAGCAACTAAGATTTGGGCTGAGCAAACTGGACCAGATGATGGATTTTATTTATCTTCGCAA atAAGAAATAATAAGAAAACTGCCATCTTGGTAAAGGAAGTGAATCCCAAAAAGAAGCTTTTCTTAGTATACAGACCAAACACTGGGAAACAACTCAAATTGGAAACATATGCAGACCTGAAAAAGAAATATAAGAAG GTACCTTCTGAAGATGCTCTACCACATTGGCTAGAGCAGTACAATTCATCGGCAGATACCTGTACCCACGCTTATTG